In Erigeron canadensis isolate Cc75 chromosome 6, C_canadensis_v1, whole genome shotgun sequence, the following are encoded in one genomic region:
- the LOC122604573 gene encoding putative receptor-like protein kinase At3g47110, producing MLLRYPTLSLATNDTDHLALLAIKSGIKHDPQHVLDSWNTSFHFCQWQGVTCGRRHPTRVTMLNLFSRGLAGTLSPQIGNLSFLRVIDLGNNTFKGLIPPQLGNLFRLKKLLFDNNSFVGEVPSSLSNSTGLHILWLGNNNLVGKVPQQLSALVKLYTLVIHSNGFTGGIPSFFGNFTSLRILSVTRNNLGGSIPHTLGQLYNLHHLSLGSNHFYSTIPPSIYNLTSLQVLGVENNTISGNLSKDIAFQLPNLKRVIIWHNKFTGSIPFSLSNCSNLLLLNLGDNGFTGKVNIDFKKMSNLWFVALFMNSLGNSEPDEMNFINSMFNCSKLEKLYLGFNLLTGVFPNSISNLSSHLITISFYNNFIYGTLPFGIGNLVNLELVDIGSNQLTGIVPSELGNLQNLRYLFMEDNYFTGNLPKSIGKLQSLLELGLDENRLQGHIPPNLGNCNCLLLLDISVNNLTSPIPVELFQLSSLSIVLNLSHNYLVGPLPQEIEKLKSLTALDLSHNELVGPIPNAIASCTSLEYLNLGANSFQGPIPASMSVLRGISDLNLSSNNFSGQIPKFLEQLSLSSLDLSFNNLDGELPSEGIFKNASLISIQGNNGLCGGLPEFHLPKCAIVSRSKTGSRTSCVIPIVIPICSLIVIAMVLFYLFRWKIRKAQAQLAEEASDVQPFSRVSYGSILRATNGFSQQNLIGTGAFSAVYKGILKPAYGMVAIKVLKLGNQGALKSFVMECEALKNIRHRNLVKVVTSCSSIDFQGNDFKAIICEFMPNGNLERWLHPSSEQEVDFKEAPLQRLTLCQRVTIATDVAHPIQYLHQECEVPIIHCDLKPSNILLDSGMVAHISDFGVAKFLPLKLDERTSLGLRGTIGVWPWR from the exons ATGCTGTTACGGTATCCAACACTATCACTGGCCACAAACGATACCGATCATCTTGCACTTTTGGCCATCAAGTCGGGCATCAAGCATGACCCCCAACATGTTCTTGACTCATGGAATACCTCCTTCCATTTCTGTCAATGGCAAGGTGTTACATGTGGTCGACGGCATCCTACTAGAGTCACCATGTTAAACCTTTTTTCTCGAGGCCTTGCTGGAACTTTGTCCCCTCAGATCGGAAACTTAAGTTTTCTAAGAGTGATAGATCTAGGGAATAACACCTTCAAAGGATTAATCCCACCTCAATTAGGAAATTTGTTTAGGTTGAAGAAACTTCTTTTCGACAACAATTCTTTTGTAGGAGAAGTTCCGTCCAGTTTATCCAACTCCACAGGGCTACACATTCTTTGGTTGGGTAACAATAATCTAGTTGGCAAGGTTCCACAGCAACTTAGTGCACTGGTGAAACTTTACACGTTAGTCATTCATTCTAATGGTTTTACAGGAGGGATACCATCTTTCTTTGGAAACTTCACTTCTCTTAGAATCTTATCGGTCACCCGCAATAATCTCGGCGGAAGCATTCCACATACTTTAGGTCAGCTGTACAACTTGCATCATCTGAGTCTTGGTTCTAACCATTTCTATAGTACAATCCCTCCATCCATATACAATTTAACATCTTTACAAGTTCTTGGTGTAGAAAATAATACAATCAGTGGAAATTTATCAAAAGATATAGCCTTTCAACTACCCAATCTTAAGCGTGTTATTATATGGCATAACAAATTTACTGGAAGCATACCCTTCTCACTTTCTAATTGTTCAAACTTGTTACTCCTTAACTTGGGAGACAATGGTTTTACTGGGAAGGTTAACATAGATTTCAAAAAAATGTCAAACCTTTGGTTTGTTGCGTTATTTATGAACAGTCTAGGGAATTCGGAACCTGATGAGATGAACTTCATTAATTCCATGTTCAATTGCAGCAAACTAGAAAAGTTATATCTTGGATTCAACCTATTGACTGGAGTTTTTCCTAATTCTATAAGCAATCTCTCATCTCATTTAATAACtatatcattttataataacttcATTTATGGGACCTTGCCTTTTGGGATTGGGAATCTAGTGAATTTAGAATTAGTAGATATAGGCTCTAATCAGTTAACAGGGATAGTTCCAAGTGAACTAGGTAATCTACAAAACCTTAGATATTTATTCATGGAGGACAACTACTTTACCGGGAACTTACCAAAATCTATAGGAAAGCTGCAGTCATTGCTAGAGTTGGGTTTGGATGAAAACAGATTACAAGGACATATACCTCCCAATCTTGGCAACTGCaattgtttgttgttgttggatATTTCCGTAAATAATCTTACTAGCCCTATACCCGTTGAGCTTTTTCAGCTATCATCCCTGTCGATCGTTCTAAATCTTTCTCACAACTATTTAGTTGGACCCCTTCCCCAAGAGATAGAAAAACTCAAAAGTTTGACGGCGCTTGATCTCTCACACAATGAGCTGGTTGGACCAATACCAAATGCCATCGCAAGCTGCACAAGCCTTGAGTACCTAAATCTTGGTGCCAATTCCTTTCAAGGTCCGATACCTGCCTCAATGAGTGTTTTAAGAGGTATCAGCGACCTTAATCTTTCTAGTAACAACTTCTCCGGACAAATTCCAAAATTCTTAGAGCAACTAAGCTTGTCTTCATTGGATTTGTCGTTCAATAATCTTGATGGTGAGTTACCGTCGGAAGGTATTTTCAAGAATGCGAGTTTGATCTCGATTCAAGGGAACAATGGGCTGTGTGGAGGCCTTCCTGAATTTCACCTACCTAAATGTGCCATAGTATCAAGGTCAAAGACAGGTTCTAGAACATCGTGTGTTATTCCAATTGTCATTCCAATTTGCTCGCTTATAGTTATAGCAATGGTGTTGTTCTATCTATTTCGTTGGAAAATAAGAAAGGCACAAGCACAACTAGCAGAAGAAGCTTCGGACGTACAACCGTTTTCAAGAGTTTCTTATGGAAGCATACTCAGAGCTACCAATGGTTTTTCTCAACAGAACTTGATTGGGACAGGGGCTTTTAGTGCTGTTTATAAGGGTATTCTTAAACCAGCTTATGGAATGGTCGCCATAAAGGTTCTAAAGCTTGGAAACCAAGGAGCTTTAAAGAGTTTCGTGATGGAGTGCGAGGCTTTGAAAAACATAAGGCATCGTAATCTTGTGAAAGTCGTTACTTCCTGTTCGTCCATTGATTTTCAGGGTAATGATTTCAAAGCTATTATTTGCGAGTTCATGCCAAATGGGAATCTTGAAAGGTGGCTACATCCAAGTTCAGAACAAGAGGTAGATTTCAAAGAAGCTCCTCTGCAAAGATTAACCCTTTGCCAAAGAGTAACGATCGCAACAGATGTAGCTCATCCCATACAATACCTCCATCAAGAGTGTGAAGTACCCATAATTCACTGTGATTTGAAGCCAAGCAATATCTTACTTGACAGTGGCATGGTTGCTCACATTAGTGATTTTGGGGTAGCAAAGTTTTTGCCATTAAAACTAGACGAAAGAACTTCACTTGGATTAAGAGGGACTATTGG AGTATGGCCTTGGAGGTGA